A region from the Fusarium musae strain F31 chromosome 1, whole genome shotgun sequence genome encodes:
- a CDS encoding hypothetical protein (EggNog:ENOG41~BUSCO:EOG09263BE5), with protein sequence MSDSQEEMRIDPSRAQALVSQLKSVKERIAAVADGRNVRLVAVSKLKPVNDILALHQAPTSHTHFGENYSQELTQKAALLPKTIQWHFIGGLQSNHCKSLGKIPNLFCVSSIDTSKKAQLLNTARTNLLSSQPDLDKIGVHVQVNTSGEEAKSGCAPGEETVALCREVIEKCPSLRFLGLMTIGAIARSKATTAETENEDFVALKEQLDLVAKELNLDKDSLELSMGMSEDFEGAIRLGSSEVRVGSTIFGQRPAKADAKIKE encoded by the exons ATGAGTGATTCTCAAGAAGAAATGAGAATCGATCCCTCAAGGGCTCAGGCACTTGTTTCTCAGCTCAAGTCTGTCAAAGAGCGTATTGCTGCCGTAGCAGACGGTCGAAAT GTCCGACTTGTTGCTGTCTCAAAGCTCAAGCCCGTAAATGACATTCTAGCACTTCATCAGGCTCCTACTTCCCATACTCACTTTGGTGAGAACTATTCTCAAGAGTTGACTCAAAAAGCAGCTTTGCTCCCGAAAACTATCCAGTGGCATTTTATCGGTGGTCTCCAGTCTA ACCATTGCAAGTCCCTGGGAAAGATCCCAAATCTCTTCTGTGTCTCAAGCATAGATACCTCCAAAAAGGCCCAGCTCCTCAACACTGCCCGCACAaatcttctttcttcacagcctgatcttgacaagattggTGTCCATGTGCAAGTCAACACATCCGGAGAGGAAGCCAAGTCTGGCTGTGCCCCCGGTGAAGAGACCGTTGCTCTATGCCGTGAAGTCATCGAGAAATGCCCCAGCCTCCGTTTTCTCGGTCTCATGACCATCGGGGCTATTGCTCGCAGCAAAGCCACGACCGCTGAGACTGAAAACGAGGACTTTGTTGCTCTCAAGGAGCAGCTAGATCTTGTGGCTAAGGAGCTGAATTTGGATAAGGATAGCCTGGAGTTGAGCATGGGTATGAGTGAGGATTTTGAAGGTGCAATTCGCCTGGGAAGTAGTGAGGTTCGTGTTGGCAGCACTATTTTCGGGCAGAGGCCAGCTAAGGCAGATGCAAAGATCAAGGAGTAA
- a CDS encoding hypothetical protein (EggNog:ENOG41) has protein sequence MATDLKTGRRRATSSAATRPGHTRRKSRAVIQPKSTHTSDEFLQDFLDPTFDPATFLNSTLPPLQQRSIPGRTGDVAPLAELSTQAQTLISQLNAQTSRLSSTLTHLTDDILRSGSRLAYEVELLRGETLSLQETMNETLHDDIKKFVPEGLQEAIEAKNAAAAAAKEDRSAAPSTTAVAVTNDGANPDDPEFIRQLQTLTLVRARLDSVIKTFGDAMEFVFPPSEISVSSGFLSVSAPEPGSAQQSSEEKGKEVLKNIRNEISDLLNKSDDPVQGIEKAAQRIEQLKELNRVWKDTAEEKGRNKFIESLAKTVEDKHRDLMKEMEQTKEKTKVESRSRKGSVTRDAAATVVEDTKAPGGFGLISQLHKLRGGL, from the coding sequence ATGGCCACTGATCTGAAAACTGGCCGCCGCAGGGCTACCAGCAGCGCAGCTACAAGACCAGGACACACGAGACGAAAGTCAAGAGCTGTTATCCAGCCAAAGTCAACACATACATCAGATGAATTTCTACAAGACTTCCTGGACCCTACATTTGATCCCGCAACTttcctcaactcaactcttCCTCCACTGCAGCAGCGCTCTATACCTGGCCGAACCGGAGATGTCGCACCCCTTGCTGAGCTGTCCACGCAAGCTCAGACTCTTATTTCACAACTTAACGCCCAGACTTCACGGCTATCATCTACTCTTACGCATCTTACAGATGACATTTTGAGAAGCGGGAGTCGCCTCGCTTATGAGGTGGAGCTACTACGAGGCGAGACGTTGAGCCTTCAGGAGACTATGAATGAGACTCTTCACGACGACATCAAGAAGTTTGTTCCCGAAGGATTGCAGGAAGCCATCGAGGCAAAGAATGCCGCTGCGGCCGCTGCTAAAGAAGATCGGAGTGCGGCACCGTCGACAACTGCTGTAGCTGTCACCAACGACGGAGCCAATCCAGACGACCCTGAGTTCATCAGACAGTTACAAACATTAACTCTTGTGCGAGCACGCCTGGACTCAGTTATCAAGACATTCGGAGATGCCATGGAATTCGTCTTTCCACCATCAGAGATCTCCGTCAGCTCCGGTTTCCTCTCAGTATCAGCACCCGAGCCAGGTTCAGCACAGCAAAGTTCCGAGGAAAAGGGCAAGGAAGTACTCAAGAACATCAGAAACGAGATATCGGATTTACTGAACAAGTCTGACGACCCTGTTCAAGGCATTGAGAAAGCGGCACAAAGAATTGAACAACTCAAGGAGCTTAACCGCGTATGGAAGGACACAGCAGAGGAGAAGGGACGAAATAAGTTCATAGAGAGTCTTGCCAAGACGGTCGAAGACAAGCATCGGGATCTAATGAAGGAAATGGAGCAGACCAAGGAGAAGACTAAAGTGGAATCACGGTCACGGAAAGGCAGTGTCACTAGAGATGCTGCAGCGACTGTGGTAGAGGATACAAAGGCACCGGGTGGGTTTGGACTGATTAGCCAGTTGCACAAGCTTCGAGGTGGTCTGTGA
- a CDS encoding hypothetical protein (EggNog:ENOG41) → MAANEAAALANMANRPDRRSPAPASQSKRDRKRQALIERLSSMTDKFHRERDMTYRDQLQKIQFDINLVQRFDPYDPKVLEVISGLQKEHTNTQGPPVNAEDARSLLDMAGIRFSDFVDEVEDLVEIRDFQLAQSKNEYDRRREEYRNTYDYKVETAKREHRALTSTLRDRLVNTLTHKKNRLNREKEVLEINDSNALLLNPNQFSLTNPASPGGPHGKRATRLRKDADDLQMYSDNKKRKRNGGDDDGSPAPTRRALDNHNTTPLWQSEKARAAAKQNGPIYSIDKLFTDKELSLNYNTAALAAHQYILRNRVSGGGSPEDSDSGNGEANGDQDADSQPSAPAMERSVSHATRSTRGGNLLDDKILGLEGITNFEVHNLDLLHAHEPPKMPPPVPQQYLKPYPRTADQNFPVPLSNDDITSDLTIMGFFKQYDAAHKPGAHLDRPTGMRRVLAAVSIPYQHSRYVAFTSAPREDPEFVRDSLGLPALSSLRDQPSPAHAGAATSVAALSSAAVPMSRQSSAGGVAMSRQGSSSTRGKGRKN, encoded by the exons ATGGCTGCCAACGAAGCAGCGGCCCTTGCAAACATGGCCAACCGACCCGACCGACGCTCTCCTGCTCCCGCTTCCCAATCAAAAAGGGATCGCAAGCGACAAGCTCTTATAGAGAGACTCTCTAGCATGACCGATAAGTTCCATCGGGAAAGGGACATGACATATCGTGATCAGCTGCAGAAGATCCAGTTTGACATCAATCTCGTACAGCGCTTCGACCCTTACGATCCGAAGGTCCTTGAGGTCATCTCTGGACTCCAGAAGGAGCACACCAACACACAAGGACCTCCGGTCAACGCCGAAGATGCCCGAAGCTTGCTTGATATGGCTGGTATCCGATTCTCTGACTTCGTCGACGAAGTCGAGGATTTGGTGGAAATTCGTGATTTTCAGCTGGCGCAGTCAAAA AATGAATACGAccgacgacgagaagaatATAGAAACACTTACGATTACAAGGTTGAAACCGCCAAGCGCGAGCACCGAGCCCTTACCAGCACCCTTCGAGACCGATTGGTCAATACCCTCACCCACAAGAAGAACCGGTTGAACCGCGAGAAAGAGGTTCTGGAGATTAATGATTCCAATGCCTTGCTACTCAACCCCAATCAGTTCAGCTTGACCAATCCTGCGAGCCCCGGTGGTCCTCACGGAAAGCGAGCCACACGTCTGCGCAAGGACGCCGACGATCTGCAGATGTATTCCGACaacaagaagcgcaagcgaaacggcggcgatgatgacggcTCACCTGCCCCGACAAGACGAGCCCTCGATAACCACAACACTACACCTCTATGGCAGTCTGAAAAGGCTCGTGCTGCTGCTAAGCAGAACGGACCTATCTACAGCATCGACAAGCTTTTCACCGACAAGGAGCTTTCGCTCAATTATAACACTGCTGCCCTTGCTGCGCACCAGTACATTCTTCGCAATCGTGTTAGCGGCGGCGGCTCTCCCGAAGACAGCGATTCCGGCAACGGTGAAGCCAATGGCGACCAGGACGCCGATTCTCAACCTTCTGCCCCAGCTATGGAGCGCTCCGTCTCGCACGCCACCCGCAGCACTCGTGGCGGTAATTTACTTGACGACAAGATTTTAGGTCTTGAGGGTATCACCAATTTTGAAGTTCACAACTTGGATCTCCTCCACGCCCACGAACCCCCCAAGATGCCTCCTCCGGTTCCCCAGCAATACCTCAAGCCATACCCTCGTACAGCAGACCAGAACTTCCCTGTGCCCCTGTCCAACGACGATATCACTTCCGATCTTACGATTATGGGTTTCTTCAAGCAATACGACGCAGCGCACAAACCTGGAGCTCACCTTGATCGCCCAACTGGAATGCGCCGAGTTCTCGCTGCTGTATCAATACCTTACCAGCATTCACGATATGTCGCTTTTACTAGCGCCCCTAGAGAAGACCCTGAATTTGTTCGCGATTCATTGGGTCTACCAGctctcagcagccttcgAGACCAGCCAAGCCCAGCACATGCTGGCGCAGCTACTTCAGTGGCAGCCCTGTCCAGCGCCGCCGTGCCTATGAGTCGCCAGAGCAGTGCCGGCGGAGTTGCCATGAGCCGCCAGGGTAGCAGCAGTACGCGTGGCAAGGGACGTAAGAACTAG
- a CDS encoding hypothetical protein (EggNog:ENOG41): protein MAVSSNIPRGDVTATLNFFNPPSDNSTPYNHVDTPPKGLPQRNFTDNPQPTVIHDIRGHEPEYHLDRDAFQVIQDVPPSSEIDFVDDDSIKENYYPELEQLLLKNVPGSNRVFFFDHTIRRQTPNAPRAPVTRVHIDQTAAAVAQRVRKYFPDEADELLRRRYRLINVWRPLNKKPLESFPLAVASSASVEDDDVIPVEHRYPDGYRGWTAAIQHNPKQKWYYLSGMTGSERLLLECFDSESLKPGSNIKGRVPHTAFEDPRTRADAEGRESIEVRALVFGP from the coding sequence ATGGCCGTCTCTTCAAATATTCCCCGTGGCGACGTCACAGCAACTCTGAACTTCTTCAATCCTCCCTCCGACAATTCAACTCCCTATAACCACGTCGATACCCCCCCCAAGGGTCTTCCTCAACGCAACTTCACAGACAACCCTCAACCAACTGTCATACACGACATCCGTGGTCATGAGCCCGAGTATCACCTAGACCGTGATGCTTTCCAAGTCATACAGGATGTTCCGCCCTCCAGCGAGATCGactttgtcgatgatgactcTATCAAGGAGAACTACTACCCAGAGCTTGaacagcttctcctcaagaacgTTCCTGGCTCTAAcagggtcttcttctttgatcaCACTATTCGCCGTCAAACACCCAATGCTCCTCGTGCGCCTGTGACTCGTGTACACATTGATCAAACAGCTGCGGCTGTAGCTCAGCGAGTTCGCAAATACTTCCCAGATGAGGCAGATGAGCTTCTCAGGCGTCGCTATCGTCTCATCAACGTCTGGCGACCTCTGAACAAGAAGCCCCTCGAGTCTTTTCCTCTGGCTGTTGCATCCTCTGCTTCTgtcgaagacgacgacgtcATCCCTGTTGAGCACCGATACCCAGATGGGTACCGCGGTTGGACTGCAGCGATTCAGCACAATCCCAAGCAGAAGTGGTACTACCTCAGTGGTATGACGGGTAGCGAGAGGCTGTTGCTGGAGTGCTTCGATAGCGAATCTCTCAAGCCGGGATCTAATATCAAGGGTCGTGTGCCGCATACTGCTTTTGAAGATCCTAGGACCCGGGCTGATGCGGAAGGTCGTGAGAGTATCGAGGTGCGCGCATTGGTATTTGGTCCTTGA